GATGAAAACGTCCTGCAACTGCAAGCGACCGACATCGTCGGCACCGCGGAGTATGAAAGCCCGCTGGGCCCGGTGGACGGCTACCGCGCCACTCGCTCGGCCAGCGCCACCCGCACCGACACCGCGCTCCATGAAACGCCGCAGTCGATCAGCGTAGTGGGCAAGGACGTGGTCCAGGACCTCAGTGCCACGCGCCTGCAGGACGCCCTCGACTACGCCGGCGGCGTTGGCCGGGCCAATAATTTTGGCGGCCAGGGCCTGACCACCTTTACTGTGCGCGGTTTCACCACCGGTGAGTTCTATCGCAACGGCTTTCCGATTAACCGCGGTTATCCGAACATGCCGGATGCCAACACCATCGAACGCCTGGAAGTGCTGCGCGGGCCGGCGACCACGCTCTACGGTCGCGGCGATCCGGGTGGCACCTTCAACGTCGTCTCCAAGCAGCCGCTGGCCGAACCGACGGTGACCCTGGGCAGCCAGTTCGATGATCAGGGCATGCAGCGCGGTACCCTGGATGCCTCCGGTCCGCTCGATGAAGAAGGCCGTTTGGCTTATCGCCTGAATGTGGTGGGCGAGGGCGGCGACACCTTCCGCGACCATGTCGAGACCGAACGCTACGGCGTGACCCCGGTGCTGAGCTGGCAGGTCAACGATGAGACCAAGCTGATCTTCGAGGGGGACTTCATGCGCAACAATCACCCGCTCGATCGCGGCGTGACGCGCTACCCGAATCAGATCGGCACCGCCTCGCGCGAGACCTTCTTCGGCGAAAAAGACGTCGGCAAGTTGCACAACGACAACAGCATGGCGCAGTTGCGTTTCGAGCACATGTTGAGCGACGACTGGACCTTGGGCGGCGGCTTCCAGTGGCTGGACGGCAGCCTGCAGGGCAACGCGGTGGAAGCCAATGGCGTCGCGGCAGACGGCCGCACCCTGGGCCGCAACTTCAACTACCGCAAGCTGGAATGGACCGACAAGGACAGCCAACTCAACCTCACCGGTCATTTCAGCGCGGGCGGTTTCGATCACACCTTGCTGACCGGCGTCGAGTACGAGGATTACGACTACCAGTCGATCATCCAGCGCTCCAGCGGCGCGGTGAGCGCCTACCCGATCGACATCTTCAATCCGGTCTACGGCCAGCCACGCCCCGCCTTGACCCGCACCCCGACCGACGATCAGGAAAACCTCAAGACCTACGCCGCCTTCGTCCAGGACCAGGTAGCCCTGACCGAGCGCCTCAAAGTCCTGGCCGGGGCGCGTTTCGAGCGCTTCGAACACGACTACCAGACCTTCGTGCCAGGCGGGCGCAGTTGGCAGGCCAGCGACAACGCGGTGACCCCGCGCCTGGGCGTCACCTACGACCTGACCGAAAGCGTGGCGCTCTACGCCAACACTGCGCGCTCGTTCAAGCCCAACGCCGGCGCCAGCCGCGAGGGTGGCGGATTCGATCCGGAGAAGGGCAAGTCCTATGAGCTGGGCTTGAAGTGGGAGGCGCTGGACAATCAGTTGAGTGTCGACGCCGCGATCTACCAGATCGAAAAGCGCAACGTGCTGACCACCGACCCCGTGGACTCGACCTACAGCGTGGCCGCGGGCGAGGTGCGCAGCCGTGGCTTCGACCTGAACATCGCCGGCAACCTGACCCCGCAATGGCGGGTGATTGGCGGCTATGCCTACGTCGATGCCGAGGTGACCAAGGACAACGTCATCGATTCCGGCACCCGCCTGATGAACATTCCGCAGAACAGCTTCAGCCTGCTCAACGTCTACGAATTCCAGGACGGCGCGCTCAAAGGCCTGGGCCTTGGCACCGGCCTCAAGTACGTCGACGAGCGCGCCGGGCAGACCGCCAACACCGCGTTCTCCATGGCCAGCTACACCGTCGTCGATCTGCTCGGCTACTACAAGGTCAACGACAGGATCCGCCTCAACCTGGATGTGAAGAACCTGACCGATGAAGACTACGAAGAGGGCGCGTTCGGCAACGTCTACGCCTATCCGGGGGCACCGAGGACGGTACAGGTTGGGATTGCGTATACCC
This region of Pseudomonas fluorescens genomic DNA includes:
- a CDS encoding TonB-dependent siderophore receptor; its protein translation is MRRTLLSICVLQAISASSWADQATNDENVLQLQATDIVGTAEYESPLGPVDGYRATRSASATRTDTALHETPQSISVVGKDVVQDLSATRLQDALDYAGGVGRANNFGGQGLTTFTVRGFTTGEFYRNGFPINRGYPNMPDANTIERLEVLRGPATTLYGRGDPGGTFNVVSKQPLAEPTVTLGSQFDDQGMQRGTLDASGPLDEEGRLAYRLNVVGEGGDTFRDHVETERYGVTPVLSWQVNDETKLIFEGDFMRNNHPLDRGVTRYPNQIGTASRETFFGEKDVGKLHNDNSMAQLRFEHMLSDDWTLGGGFQWLDGSLQGNAVEANGVAADGRTLGRNFNYRKLEWTDKDSQLNLTGHFSAGGFDHTLLTGVEYEDYDYQSIIQRSSGAVSAYPIDIFNPVYGQPRPALTRTPTDDQENLKTYAAFVQDQVALTERLKVLAGARFERFEHDYQTFVPGGRSWQASDNAVTPRLGVTYDLTESVALYANTARSFKPNAGASREGGGFDPEKGKSYELGLKWEALDNQLSVDAAIYQIEKRNVLTTDPVDSTYSVAAGEVRSRGFDLNIAGNLTPQWRVIGGYAYVDAEVTKDNVIDSGTRLMNIPQNSFSLLNVYEFQDGALKGLGLGTGLKYVDERAGQTANTAFSMASYTVVDLLGYYKVNDRIRLNLDVKNLTDEDYEEGAFGNVYAYPGAPRTVQVGIAYTL